The proteins below come from a single Streptomyces tubercidicus genomic window:
- a CDS encoding FtsX-like permease family protein, with translation MGVRFAAGGGREGWVRTVLTAIGVGLGVMLLLGAASVPHILDAREQRGEARTAVSNKQPVKRSDSTLLYGGAETSFRGRRITGALLRPDGPRAPAPPGVRELPRNGEMVVSPALAELLSSPEGKLLRERLHFTTVGTIAEPGLVGPGELAYYAVSDALTTERGAHRIDGFGSRSESPTMNPVLLVLIIVACVVLLMPVAIFIATAVRFGGERRDRRLAALRLIGADTRTVRWTAAGEALFGAVCGLLLGTAMFLAVRPAVGSLTLWNVNAFPGDITPTPALAALVALAVPLCAVGVTLFALRGVAIEPLGVVRNSAGPRRRLRWRLPVPLVGIALLLANGPVGDGDGGGINPYLIAGGAVLMLFGIALLLPWVVEAAVGRFTGGPVPWQLATRRLQLGSGAAARAVGGITVAVAGAIALQLFVSANQQDFMKVTGQDPHRAQLSVTLPSHDVATARKMIDQLRRTEGVRGVIATIEAYVWRPGPLRKGEDFAPITSLTVGDCPTLGELAHTGSCKDGDVFVVKDGSGLVDSDWIFKTARPGARVQLNDADVHTGEHDRGRRLWTIPKSARIIDSRKDPSGETASGVFATPGALDTTALDTTALDDPTARAMVKTDPRVGDAAEYVRNTAARIDPLMSVGTLQNLERDKQYSSVRTGLLVAAAATLALIAASMLVTTLEQLRERRQLLSVLVAFGTRRATLGWSVLWQTAVPVALGLALALAGGAGLGVVLVRMAGKSTFDWSVVWPLPAAGAALVLLVTLFSLPPLWRMMRPDGLRTE, from the coding sequence ATGGGCGTACGCTTCGCGGCCGGCGGCGGCCGCGAGGGCTGGGTCCGTACGGTCCTGACGGCCATCGGGGTGGGCCTGGGGGTGATGCTGCTGCTCGGCGCCGCCTCGGTCCCGCACATCCTCGACGCCCGGGAACAGCGCGGCGAGGCCCGGACGGCCGTCTCCAACAAGCAGCCGGTCAAGCGCTCCGACTCGACCCTGCTGTACGGCGGCGCCGAAACCTCCTTCCGCGGCCGGCGGATCACGGGCGCGCTGCTGCGCCCCGACGGTCCCCGCGCCCCCGCCCCGCCCGGCGTACGCGAACTGCCGCGCAACGGCGAGATGGTGGTCTCCCCCGCGCTCGCGGAACTGCTCTCCTCGCCGGAGGGCAAGCTGCTGCGCGAGCGGCTGCACTTCACCACCGTCGGCACCATCGCCGAGCCGGGCCTGGTCGGGCCGGGCGAGCTGGCGTATTACGCGGTCAGCGACGCCCTCACCACCGAGCGCGGCGCCCACCGTATCGACGGATTCGGCAGCCGGAGCGAGTCCCCGACGATGAATCCGGTGCTGCTGGTGCTGATCATCGTGGCCTGTGTGGTGCTGCTGATGCCGGTGGCCATCTTCATCGCCACCGCGGTCCGCTTCGGCGGCGAGCGGCGCGACCGACGGCTGGCGGCGCTGCGGCTGATCGGAGCCGACACCCGGACGGTGCGCTGGACGGCCGCCGGGGAGGCGCTGTTCGGCGCGGTCTGCGGGCTGCTGCTGGGCACCGCGATGTTCCTGGCCGTACGGCCGGCGGTCGGCTCGCTCACCTTGTGGAACGTCAACGCCTTCCCCGGCGACATCACGCCGACCCCGGCCCTGGCGGCGCTGGTCGCCCTCGCCGTCCCGCTCTGCGCCGTCGGCGTCACCCTCTTCGCACTGCGCGGGGTGGCCATCGAACCGCTGGGTGTGGTGCGCAACAGCGCCGGACCGCGGCGCCGGCTGCGGTGGCGGCTGCCGGTGCCGCTCGTGGGCATCGCCCTGCTGCTGGCCAACGGGCCGGTCGGCGACGGCGACGGCGGAGGGATCAACCCGTATCTGATCGCGGGCGGCGCGGTGCTGATGCTGTTCGGCATCGCGCTGCTTCTGCCGTGGGTCGTCGAGGCGGCGGTGGGGCGCTTCACCGGCGGCCCGGTGCCCTGGCAACTGGCCACCCGCAGGCTCCAGCTGGGCAGCGGAGCCGCGGCCCGCGCGGTCGGCGGCATCACCGTCGCGGTCGCCGGGGCCATCGCCCTCCAGCTGTTCGTCTCCGCGAACCAGCAGGACTTCATGAAGGTCACCGGGCAGGATCCCCACCGGGCTCAGCTGAGTGTGACGCTGCCGTCCCACGACGTCGCCACGGCCCGGAAGATGATCGACCAGCTCCGCCGCACCGAGGGCGTACGCGGCGTCATCGCGACCATCGAGGCATACGTCTGGCGGCCCGGCCCGTTGCGCAAGGGCGAGGACTTCGCCCCGATCACTTCGCTCACCGTCGGCGACTGCCCCACCCTGGGCGAGCTGGCGCACACCGGCTCCTGCAAGGACGGCGATGTCTTCGTCGTCAAGGACGGCAGCGGCCTGGTCGACAGCGACTGGATCTTCAAGACCGCGCGGCCCGGCGCCCGGGTGCAGCTGAACGACGCGGACGTGCACACCGGCGAACACGACCGCGGCAGGCGACTGTGGACCATTCCGAAGTCCGCCCGCATCATCGACTCCCGCAAGGACCCCTCGGGCGAGACGGCCTCGGGCGTCTTCGCGACCCCGGGCGCCCTGGACACCACCGCACTGGACACCACCGCGCTGGACGACCCGACGGCCCGCGCGATGGTGAAGACCGATCCGCGGGTCGGCGACGCCGCCGAGTACGTACGCAACACCGCCGCCCGGATCGACCCGCTGATGAGCGTCGGCACGCTGCAGAATTTGGAGCGCGACAAGCAGTACTCCAGTGTGCGCACCGGGCTGCTGGTCGCCGCCGCCGCGACGCTGGCGCTGATCGCCGCCAGCATGCTGGTGACGACGCTGGAACAACTGCGCGAGCGGCGCCAGCTGCTGTCGGTGCTGGTGGCCTTCGGCACCCGGCGGGCGACGCTCGGCTGGTCGGTGCTGTGGCAGACCGCGGTCCCCGTCGCCCTGGGGCTCGCGCTGGCGCTGGCGGGCGGTGCCGGGCTGGGCGTGGTGCTCGTCAGGATGGCGGGCAAGTCGACCTTCGACTGGTCGGTGGTCTGGCCGCTGCCCGCGGCCGGCGCCGCACTCGTCCTGCTGGTCACCCTCTTCAGCCTGCCGCCGCTGTGGCGGATGATGCGCCCCGACGGGCTGCGGACGGAGTGA
- a CDS encoding ABC transporter ATP-binding protein: MTPEGSLLAAEGLHKAYGETPALDGAEFSIHPGEVVAVMGPSGSGKSTLLHCLAGIISPDAGTVRYGPYELTGLSDAQRSALRRTDFGFVFQFGQLVPELTALENVALPLRLNGTKRKEAERQAREWLERLEVDDVRGKRPGEISGGQGQRIAVARALATRPRVVFADEPTGALDSLNGERVLTLLTDAARETHAAVVLVTHEARVAAYSDREIVVRDGRIKDMLAGLI; the protein is encoded by the coding sequence GTGACACCGGAGGGATCTCTGCTCGCGGCGGAGGGGCTGCACAAGGCGTACGGGGAGACACCGGCGCTGGACGGCGCGGAGTTCTCCATCCACCCCGGCGAGGTCGTCGCCGTCATGGGGCCGTCCGGCTCCGGCAAATCGACCCTGCTGCACTGTCTGGCCGGGATCATCAGCCCGGACGCCGGCACCGTCCGCTACGGCCCGTACGAGCTGACCGGCCTCAGCGACGCACAGCGCAGCGCCCTGCGCCGTACCGACTTCGGCTTCGTCTTCCAATTCGGCCAGCTGGTACCGGAGTTGACCGCGCTGGAGAATGTCGCACTGCCGCTGCGGCTGAACGGCACCAAGCGCAAGGAGGCCGAGCGGCAGGCCCGCGAGTGGCTGGAGCGCCTGGAGGTCGACGACGTCCGGGGCAAGCGGCCCGGCGAGATATCCGGCGGCCAGGGCCAGCGGATCGCGGTCGCCCGCGCCCTCGCCACCCGCCCGCGGGTCGTCTTCGCGGACGAGCCCACCGGCGCTCTGGACTCCCTCAACGGCGAACGCGTGCTGACCCTGCTGACCGACGCCGCCCGGGAGACCCACGCCGCGGTGGTCCTGGTCACTCACGAGGCCCGGGTCGCCGCCTACTCCGACCGGGAGATCGTCGTCCGCGACGGCAGAATCAAGGACATGCTGGCGGGCTTGATATGA
- a CDS encoding AI-2E family transporter, translated as MSRLPQWVGGLGAGLTRLSQRLEDQRRRAEAAAASAGDTDELRRAGHADAPAADGPANDGQVAEHPVGDRPVGTLTVPRTQLPTAGDGVPGPGVEQEPRPAASPPPESVPAPPAYAPAVTARPDPVDAVPWGVRVAAEAGWRLLVLAATLWVLARAITTIELVVLAFIAATLITAMLQPSVGWLRARGLPRGPATALTFISGFVIMGLVGWFVVWQVQDNIDSVSSRIQEGITELKEWLLKSPFHVTESQINHIATNLQDAVGANTEAITSAGLEGVTVILEVFTGILLAMFTTLFLLYDGRRIWNWLLKLVPSAAREGVAGAGPRAWRTLTAYVRGTVVVALIDAIFIGIGLYFLNVPLAVPLAVFIFLFAFIPLVGAVVSGALACVIALVANGVFTALMVLAVVLAVQQIEGHVLQPFILGRAVRVHPLAVILSVAAGGLIAGIGGAVVAVPLVAVTNTVVGYLRSYSREQALRMSVAPRGATAISVAPTPPPAPRPAEGPRE; from the coding sequence ATGTCCAGATTGCCTCAGTGGGTCGGTGGCCTCGGCGCCGGTCTGACGCGGCTCTCGCAGCGGCTGGAGGACCAGCGCCGCCGCGCGGAGGCTGCGGCGGCTTCCGCCGGCGACACGGATGAGCTGAGGCGTGCCGGGCACGCGGACGCCCCCGCGGCCGATGGCCCGGCGAACGACGGCCAGGTGGCCGAACATCCGGTGGGTGACCGTCCGGTGGGCACGCTCACCGTCCCCCGTACGCAGCTGCCGACGGCAGGCGACGGGGTGCCGGGGCCCGGGGTGGAGCAGGAGCCCCGGCCGGCCGCGAGCCCCCCGCCGGAGTCGGTGCCCGCACCGCCCGCGTACGCCCCGGCCGTTACGGCCCGCCCCGATCCGGTCGACGCGGTGCCGTGGGGCGTACGCGTCGCCGCGGAGGCGGGCTGGCGGCTGCTGGTACTGGCCGCGACGCTGTGGGTGCTGGCGCGCGCCATCACCACCATCGAACTGGTCGTGCTGGCCTTCATCGCGGCCACGCTGATCACCGCGATGCTCCAGCCCAGCGTGGGCTGGCTGCGCGCCCGCGGGCTGCCGCGCGGCCCGGCGACCGCGCTGACCTTCATCAGCGGGTTCGTGATCATGGGCCTGGTCGGCTGGTTCGTCGTGTGGCAGGTCCAGGACAACATCGACTCGGTCTCCAGCCGCATCCAGGAGGGCATCACCGAGCTCAAGGAATGGCTGCTGAAGAGCCCGTTCCATGTGACCGAGAGTCAGATCAACCACATCGCGACGAATCTGCAGGATGCGGTCGGCGCCAACACCGAGGCGATCACCTCGGCCGGGCTGGAGGGTGTCACCGTCATCCTGGAGGTGTTCACCGGCATCCTGCTCGCGATGTTCACCACGCTCTTCCTGCTCTACGACGGCCGCCGGATCTGGAACTGGCTGCTCAAGCTGGTCCCGAGCGCGGCCCGCGAGGGGGTCGCCGGGGCCGGGCCGCGGGCCTGGCGCACCCTGACCGCCTATGTGCGCGGCACGGTCGTCGTCGCCCTGATCGACGCCATCTTCATCGGCATCGGGCTCTACTTCCTCAATGTGCCGCTGGCCGTCCCGCTCGCCGTCTTCATCTTCCTGTTCGCGTTCATCCCGCTGGTCGGTGCGGTGGTCTCGGGCGCGCTGGCCTGTGTCATCGCGCTGGTCGCCAACGGGGTGTTCACCGCGCTGATGGTGCTGGCGGTGGTGCTGGCCGTCCAGCAGATCGAGGGCCATGTCCTGCAGCCGTTCATCCTGGGCCGGGCGGTCCGGGTGCATCCGCTGGCGGTGATCCTCTCGGTGGCCGCCGGCGGGCTGATCGCGGGCATCGGCGGGGCGGTCGTCGCGGTGCCCCTGGTGGCGGTCACCAACACGGTGGTCGGCTACCTCCGTTCGTACTCCAGGGAGCAGGCGCTGCGGATGTCGGTGGCCCCGCGCGGCGCCACCGCGATCAGCGTGGCCCCCACGCCGCCCCCGGCGCCCCGCCCGGCCGAGGGGCCCCGCGAGTAG
- a CDS encoding PadR family transcriptional regulator — protein sequence MSIGHTLLGLLESGPRHGYDLKRAFDENFGQDRPLHYGQVYSTMSRLLKNGLVEVDAVEAGAGPERKRYAITDAGVTDVAQWLARPEKPEPYLQSTLYTKIVLALMTDRNAAELLDTQRTEHLRLMRGLTERKRSGDLADQLICDHALFHLEADLRWLELTAARLDKLAEAVRP from the coding sequence ATGTCAATCGGTCATACGCTGCTGGGCCTCCTGGAGTCCGGCCCCCGCCATGGCTACGACCTCAAGCGGGCCTTCGACGAAAACTTCGGCCAGGACCGCCCATTGCACTACGGGCAGGTCTACTCCACGATGTCCCGGCTGCTGAAGAACGGGCTGGTCGAGGTGGACGCCGTGGAGGCCGGCGCCGGCCCGGAGCGCAAGCGGTACGCGATCACCGACGCCGGTGTCACCGACGTCGCCCAGTGGCTGGCCCGCCCGGAAAAGCCCGAGCCGTACCTCCAGTCGACGCTCTACACCAAGATCGTGCTGGCCCTGATGACCGACCGCAACGCCGCCGAGCTGCTGGACACCCAACGCACCGAGCATCTGCGGCTGATGCGCGGACTGACCGAGCGCAAGCGCAGCGGCGACCTCGCCGACCAGCTGATCTGCGACCACGCCCTGTTCCATCTCGAAGCCGATCTGCGCTGGCTGGAGCTGACCGCCGCACGGCTGGACAAGCTGGCGGAAGCGGTCCGCCCGTGA
- a CDS encoding hydrogen peroxide-inducible genes activator, with protein sequence MASPASQGGRPRLPSLSQLRAFAAVAEHLHFREAAAEIGMSQPALSGAVSTLEETLGVQLLERTTRKVLLSPAGERVAARARVVLEAVGDLMEEAEAARAPFTGVLRLGVIPTVAPYLLPAVLRLVHETYPDLDLQVHEEQTASLLDGLAHGRLDLLLLAVPLGVPQVAELPLFDEDFVLVAPKDHWLGGRGDIPRQALQELDLLLLDEGHCMRDQALDICREAGRDENTPVTTSAAGLSTLVQLVAGGLGVTLLPRTALRVETGRNDQLTTGYFADPAPSRTIALAMRTGAARQQEFEEFAAALREALRGLPVRIVQG encoded by the coding sequence GTGGCTTCACCGGCGAGTCAGGGCGGCCGGCCGCGCCTGCCCAGCCTGTCCCAGCTGCGGGCGTTCGCGGCGGTGGCCGAGCATCTGCATTTCCGGGAGGCGGCGGCCGAGATCGGGATGAGCCAGCCCGCGCTGTCCGGAGCGGTCTCCACACTGGAGGAGACCCTGGGAGTGCAGCTTCTGGAGCGTACGACGCGCAAGGTGCTGCTGTCGCCCGCGGGGGAGCGGGTGGCCGCGCGGGCCCGGGTGGTCCTGGAGGCCGTCGGGGATCTGATGGAGGAGGCGGAGGCGGCCCGCGCGCCGTTCACCGGCGTCCTGCGGCTCGGCGTCATCCCGACCGTCGCCCCGTATCTGCTGCCGGCCGTGCTGCGGCTGGTCCATGAGACCTACCCCGACCTGGACCTCCAGGTGCACGAGGAGCAGACCGCCTCCCTCCTGGACGGCCTGGCCCATGGCCGCCTCGACCTGCTGCTGCTCGCCGTCCCCCTCGGCGTCCCGCAGGTCGCCGAACTCCCGCTCTTCGACGAGGACTTCGTGCTGGTCGCCCCCAAGGACCACTGGCTCGGCGGCCGCGGTGACATCCCGCGCCAGGCCCTCCAGGAACTGGATCTGCTGCTGCTCGACGAGGGCCACTGCATGCGCGACCAGGCGCTGGACATCTGCCGGGAGGCCGGCCGCGACGAGAACACCCCGGTGACGACCAGCGCGGCGGGCCTGTCCACCCTCGTACAGCTGGTCGCCGGCGGACTCGGCGTCACCCTGCTGCCCCGCACCGCGCTCCGCGTCGAGACCGGCCGCAACGACCAGCTCACCACCGGCTACTTCGCCGATCCGGCCCCCTCGCGGACCATCGCCCTGGCCATGCGGACGGGCGCCGCCCGCCAACAGGAGTTCGAGGAGTTCGCGGCGGCGCTGCGGGAGGCGCTGCGGGGGCTGCCGGTGCGGATCGTGCAGGGGTGA
- a CDS encoding peroxiredoxin, translating to MLTVGDKFPEFDLTACVSLEKGAEFEQINHKTYEGKWKIVFAWPKDFTFVCPTEIAAFGKLNDEFADRDAQILGFSGDSEFVHHAWRKDHPDLTDLPFPMLADSKHELMRDLGIEGEDGFAQRAVFIVDQNNEIQFTMVTAGSVGRNPKEVLRVLDALQTDELCPCNWSKGDDTLDPVALLSGE from the coding sequence GTGCTCACTGTCGGTGACAAGTTCCCCGAGTTCGACCTGACCGCCTGCGTCTCGCTGGAGAAGGGCGCGGAGTTCGAGCAGATCAACCACAAGACCTACGAGGGCAAGTGGAAGATCGTCTTCGCGTGGCCCAAGGACTTCACCTTCGTGTGCCCGACCGAGATCGCCGCCTTCGGCAAGCTGAACGACGAGTTCGCCGACCGTGACGCCCAGATCCTCGGCTTCTCCGGCGACTCCGAGTTCGTGCACCACGCCTGGCGCAAGGACCACCCGGACCTGACCGACCTGCCCTTCCCCATGCTCGCCGACTCGAAGCACGAGCTCATGCGCGACCTGGGCATCGAGGGCGAGGACGGCTTCGCGCAGCGCGCCGTCTTCATCGTCGACCAGAACAACGAGATCCAGTTCACCATGGTGACCGCCGGCTCCGTCGGCCGTAACCCCAAGGAGGTCCTGCGGGTCCTGGACGCCCTGCAGACCGACGAGCTGTGCCCCTGCAACTGGTCCAAGGGCGACGACACCCTCGACCCGGTCGCGCTGCTCTCGGGCGAGTGA
- a CDS encoding dihydrofolate reductase family protein, which yields MRRLVYCIASSLDGFIAGPDGADPTGPDGFWPIADDYVKHLAAELPEVLPVHARSALGITDEATRFDTVLEGRRTYDIGLRAGITDAYPHLRHLVFSRTLTESPDPAVELVATDPVAKVRELKGADGKDIWLLGGSELAGALYPEIDQLIVKLSPLTLGSGIPLFSRDTPFDPQTWELTEHTVLQSGAAFLTYTRP from the coding sequence ATGCGCCGACTCGTCTACTGCATCGCTTCCAGTCTCGACGGCTTCATCGCCGGCCCCGACGGCGCGGACCCGACCGGTCCGGACGGCTTCTGGCCGATCGCCGACGACTACGTCAAGCACCTGGCCGCCGAACTCCCGGAAGTCCTGCCCGTCCACGCGCGGTCGGCGCTCGGCATCACCGACGAGGCCACCCGCTTCGACACCGTCCTGGAGGGCCGCCGCACCTATGACATCGGCCTCCGGGCCGGGATCACCGACGCCTACCCCCACCTGCGGCATCTGGTCTTCTCCCGGACCCTGACCGAGAGCCCGGACCCGGCGGTGGAGCTGGTGGCCACCGACCCGGTGGCGAAGGTACGCGAGCTGAAGGGCGCGGACGGCAAGGACATCTGGCTGCTGGGCGGCAGCGAACTCGCCGGTGCGCTCTACCCGGAGATCGACCAGCTGATCGTCAAGCTGAGCCCGCTCACCCTCGGCAGCGGCATCCCGCTCTTCTCCCGGGACACCCCCTTCGATCCGCAGACCTGGGAACTGACCGAACACACCGTCCTGCAGAGCGGCGCGGCCTTCCTGACGTACACGCGCCCCTGA
- a CDS encoding alkyl hydroperoxide reductase, with product MALDELKSAVPDYAKDLKLNLGSVIGNSDLPQQQLWGTVLACAIASRSPKVLRELEPEAKANLSAEAYGAAKSAAAIMAMNNVFYRTRHLLSDPEYGNLRAGLRMNVIGNPGVDKVDFELWSLAVSAINGCGMCLDSHEQVLRKAGVDRETIQEAVKIASVLQAVGATLDAEAALAE from the coding sequence ATGGCTCTCGACGAACTGAAGTCCGCGGTCCCGGACTACGCCAAGGACCTCAAGCTGAACCTCGGCTCGGTCATCGGCAACAGTGACCTGCCGCAGCAGCAGCTCTGGGGCACCGTGCTGGCCTGCGCGATCGCCTCGCGCTCGCCGAAGGTGCTGCGCGAGCTGGAGCCGGAGGCGAAGGCCAACCTCTCCGCCGAGGCGTACGGCGCCGCCAAGTCGGCCGCGGCCATCATGGCGATGAACAACGTCTTCTACCGGACCCGGCACCTGCTGTCGGACCCGGAGTACGGCAACCTGCGCGCCGGTCTGCGGATGAACGTCATCGGCAACCCGGGCGTGGACAAGGTCGACTTCGAGCTGTGGTCGCTGGCCGTCTCGGCCATCAACGGCTGCGGTATGTGCCTGGACTCGCATGAGCAGGTGCTCCGCAAGGCCGGTGTGGACCGCGAGACGATCCAGGAGGCCGTCAAGATCGCGTCCGTCCTGCAGGCCGTCGGCGCCACCCTCGACGCCGAAGCCGCGCTCGCCGAGTAA
- a CDS encoding FtsX-like permease family protein, which yields MSPLRPPAQDGGGHGDHGAPATPPPASAPRSGPGAWARDLTMGMRFAAGGGREGWIRTALTAAGVALGVAVLLLGASVPGLMDAWHGREKARENLGQAHEPPPADDTLRYTSTDTVFHGAPVRGRLVRPDGAHPPVPPGIRQLPGPGRMVVSPALKELLDSPGGALLRERLPYRVAGIIGDEGLRGPQELTYLAGSATPLAAPDSYRIDHFGKEWDPQPMRAPAVVLVIMTCVALMTPVLVFIGTSVRFGNERRERRLAALRLVGADVRTTRRIASGEALFGSLLGVVAGGALFLAGRQCASVITLWDINVFPSDVTPAPPAVALIALLVPTAAVAVTLFAQRGVTIEPLGIMRRRPPVRRRLWWRVALPAVGTLLLVPLAWASPWRDTPVNTVRLAAGAMLLLLGVTALLPWLVDAVVGRLRGGPVSWQLAVRRLQLNSSSATRAVSGITVAVAGAIAIHMLLTGMQSGFAQAYAESGRQPRIGLWGTAHDWPHTQRALTALRATPGVTAARGTIDTNANLLTAPGRPRPVNRVVTIAIGSCAELRTLARLDSCRDGEVFLTGARGRVRGPALTPGATLDLNPPYTEGDPVRPDPWKIPTASGDARLRHSGRAPGSILYDLLATPAAVDIGRFRYPSAEYQVDFDRGTPDAVEHIRNTAARIDPAMAEHSSVDNPHDAQYSSVRNGLFAGAAITLLLIGSGLIISTVERFQERRRVLSTLDAYGTRRSTLGLAVLWQTALPVVLGLGLALVCGLALGALLLTMTGSAVTVDIPVVAGMAGIGGGVILFVTALSLPPLWRLMRPDGLRTE from the coding sequence ATGAGCCCGCTGCGCCCGCCCGCCCAAGACGGCGGCGGGCACGGCGACCACGGCGCGCCCGCCACACCCCCGCCCGCGTCCGCCCCGCGCTCCGGCCCCGGCGCCTGGGCCCGTGACCTGACGATGGGGATGCGGTTCGCGGCCGGCGGCGGCCGCGAGGGCTGGATCCGTACGGCGCTGACCGCCGCCGGTGTCGCGCTGGGCGTGGCCGTGCTGCTGCTCGGCGCGTCCGTGCCGGGCCTGATGGACGCCTGGCACGGCCGGGAGAAGGCCCGCGAGAACCTGGGCCAGGCGCACGAACCGCCGCCCGCCGACGACACCCTCCGCTACACCTCGACCGACACCGTCTTCCACGGTGCGCCGGTCCGTGGCCGCCTGGTGCGCCCGGACGGCGCCCATCCGCCGGTGCCGCCCGGCATCCGGCAACTCCCCGGCCCCGGCCGGATGGTGGTCTCCCCGGCGCTCAAGGAACTGCTGGACTCCCCCGGGGGCGCGCTGCTGCGCGAGCGGCTGCCGTACCGGGTGGCCGGCATCATCGGCGACGAGGGGCTGCGCGGCCCGCAGGAGCTCACCTATCTCGCCGGGAGCGCCACCCCCCTCGCCGCGCCCGACAGCTATCGCATCGACCACTTCGGCAAGGAGTGGGACCCGCAGCCGATGCGGGCGCCCGCCGTGGTCCTGGTGATCATGACGTGTGTGGCGCTGATGACGCCGGTGCTGGTCTTCATCGGCACCTCCGTACGGTTCGGCAACGAGCGCCGGGAGCGCCGGCTGGCCGCGCTCCGGCTGGTCGGCGCCGATGTCCGGACGACCCGCCGGATCGCCTCCGGGGAGGCGCTGTTCGGCTCGCTGCTGGGGGTGGTGGCGGGCGGGGCGCTGTTCCTGGCCGGCCGGCAGTGCGCTTCGGTGATCACGCTGTGGGACATCAATGTCTTCCCCTCGGACGTGACCCCGGCGCCGCCCGCCGTGGCGCTGATCGCGCTGCTGGTGCCGACGGCGGCGGTAGCGGTGACGCTGTTCGCGCAGCGCGGTGTCACCATCGAGCCGCTGGGCATCATGCGCCGCCGCCCGCCGGTCCGCCGCCGGCTGTGGTGGCGGGTGGCGCTGCCCGCCGTGGGCACCCTGCTGCTGGTGCCGCTGGCCTGGGCGTCCCCCTGGCGGGACACCCCGGTCAACACCGTCCGGCTCGCGGCCGGTGCGATGCTGCTGCTGCTCGGCGTCACCGCGCTGCTGCCCTGGCTGGTCGACGCGGTGGTCGGGCGGCTGCGCGGCGGCCCGGTCTCCTGGCAACTCGCCGTCCGCCGCCTCCAGTTGAACAGCAGCTCGGCCACCCGCGCGGTCAGCGGCATCACCGTCGCGGTGGCCGGTGCCATCGCGATCCATATGCTGCTGACGGGCATGCAGTCCGGTTTCGCCCAGGCGTACGCCGAGTCCGGCAGGCAGCCGCGGATCGGTCTGTGGGGCACGGCCCACGACTGGCCGCACACCCAGCGGGCGCTCACCGCACTGCGCGCCACCCCCGGCGTGACGGCGGCCCGCGGCACGATCGACACGAACGCCAACCTGCTGACCGCTCCCGGGCGGCCCCGGCCCGTCAACCGCGTCGTGACGATCGCCATCGGCAGCTGCGCCGAGCTGCGCACCCTGGCCCGGCTGGACTCCTGCCGGGACGGCGAGGTCTTCCTCACCGGCGCCCGCGGCCGGGTCCGGGGCCCCGCCCTCACGCCCGGCGCGACCCTCGACCTCAACCCCCCGTACACCGAGGGCGATCCGGTACGGCCGGACCCCTGGAAGATCCCCACGGCGTCGGGCGACGCCCGGCTGCGCCACTCCGGGCGCGCCCCCGGCAGCATCCTGTACGACCTGCTGGCCACCCCCGCCGCGGTCGACATCGGCCGCTTCCGGTACCCCAGCGCGGAGTACCAGGTCGACTTCGACCGCGGCACTCCGGACGCGGTGGAGCACATCCGCAACACCGCGGCCCGTATCGACCCGGCGATGGCCGAGCACTCCTCGGTCGACAACCCGCATGACGCGCAGTACTCCAGCGTCCGCAACGGCCTGTTCGCGGGCGCCGCGATCACCCTGCTGCTGATCGGCTCGGGCCTGATCATCTCCACCGTCGAACGGTTCCAGGAGCGCCGCCGGGTGCTGTCCACCCTCGATGCGTACGGCACCCGGCGCAGCACCCTGGGCCTCGCGGTGCTCTGGCAGACCGCCCTCCCGGTCGTCCTGGGCCTGGGCCTGGCGCTGGTCTGCGGGCTGGCGCTGGGGGCGCTGCTGCTGACGATGACCGGCAGCGCGGTGACGGTGGACATCCCGGTGGTGGCGGGCATGGCCGGCATCGGCGGCGGCGTGATCCTGTTCGTGACGGCGCTGAGCCTGCCGCCGCTGTGGCGCCTGATGCGGCCGGATGGCCTGCGTACGGAGTGA